One window from the genome of Streptomyces cadmiisoli encodes:
- a CDS encoding glutathione S-transferase family protein — protein MSGGGDGDSTYGRKPFRRSRSHFADRITADGRDGWPVDVGRYRLVVSRACPWASRAVISRRLLGLEDALSMAVTDPLQDSRSWHFGPYPDGRDPVLGIRFLSEAYDRRESGYPGGVSVPAVVDVPTGQLVTNDFQQITLDLATEWTALHRQGAPDLYPERLRDEIDEVMAGVYRDVNNGVYRAGFATGQAEYEAACSDVFRRLEELTPRLRRQRHLVGDTITEADIRLFTTLVRFDAVYHGHFKCNRWKLTENQVLWAYARDLFQTPGFGDTVDFDHIKRHYYEVHTGINPSRIVPMGPDLSGWLTPHHREELGGRPFGDGTPPGPVSRGEEVPASGRP, from the coding sequence ATGAGCGGCGGGGGCGACGGCGACAGCACCTACGGCAGGAAGCCCTTCCGGCGTTCCAGGAGCCACTTCGCGGACCGGATCACCGCGGACGGCCGCGACGGATGGCCGGTGGACGTGGGACGGTACCGGCTGGTGGTCAGCCGGGCCTGTCCGTGGGCGAGCCGGGCGGTGATCTCCCGGCGGCTGCTGGGCCTGGAGGACGCGTTGTCCATGGCGGTCACCGACCCCCTCCAGGACAGCCGCAGCTGGCACTTCGGACCCTACCCGGACGGCCGGGACCCGGTGCTCGGCATCCGCTTCCTCAGCGAGGCCTACGACAGACGCGAGAGCGGCTACCCCGGCGGGGTCAGCGTGCCGGCGGTCGTCGACGTGCCCACCGGCCAATTGGTCACCAACGACTTCCAGCAGATCACCCTGGACCTCGCCACCGAGTGGACCGCGCTGCACCGGCAGGGCGCGCCCGATCTGTACCCGGAGCGGCTGCGCGACGAGATCGACGAGGTGATGGCGGGCGTCTACCGGGACGTCAACAACGGTGTCTACCGAGCGGGCTTCGCCACCGGGCAGGCGGAGTACGAGGCCGCCTGCTCGGACGTCTTCCGGCGGCTGGAGGAGCTGACGCCACGCCTTCGGCGGCAGCGCCATCTGGTCGGCGACACGATCACCGAGGCGGACATCCGGCTGTTCACCACGCTGGTCCGGTTCGACGCGGTCTACCACGGCCACTTCAAGTGCAATCGCTGGAAGCTGACGGAGAACCAGGTGCTGTGGGCGTACGCCCGCGATCTCTTCCAGACGCCCGGGTTCGGCGACACCGTCGACTTCGACCACATCAAACGGCACTACTACGAGGTGCACACCGGCATCAACCCCAGTCGGATCGTGCCGATGGGACCGGACCTGTCCGGCTGGCTGACCCCGCATCACCGCGAGGAACTCGGCGGCCGGCCGTTCGGGGACGGCACACCTCCGGGGCCGGTCAGCCGGGGCGAGGAGGTACCGGCCTCCGGCCGCCCCTGA
- a CDS encoding TetR/AcrR family transcriptional regulator gives MDSEAARDRALDAAERLFYGRGVHAVGMDDVRAASGVSLKRLYQLFPAKELLVEAYLARRDVRWRQRLAAFVAEREDPRRRVLAVYDWLREWFAEEDFRGCAWINAHGELGAVSDRVVDQVRAHKRAFHDYLGALVADAGLPSALTEPLFLLAEGAMTTAGFSGSVEPAAQAREGARLLLEAH, from the coding sequence ATGGACAGCGAAGCCGCCCGGGACCGGGCGCTGGACGCCGCGGAACGCCTCTTCTACGGGCGTGGGGTGCACGCCGTCGGCATGGACGACGTCCGCGCCGCCTCGGGGGTCTCGCTCAAGCGGCTGTACCAGCTGTTCCCGGCCAAGGAGCTGCTGGTCGAGGCCTATCTCGCCCGCCGGGACGTGCGCTGGCGGCAGCGGCTCGCCGCGTTCGTGGCGGAGCGCGAGGACCCGCGCCGGCGTGTCCTGGCGGTGTACGACTGGCTGCGGGAGTGGTTCGCCGAGGAGGACTTCCGCGGTTGCGCCTGGATCAACGCCCACGGCGAGCTGGGCGCCGTCTCGGACCGGGTCGTGGACCAGGTCCGGGCGCACAAGCGGGCGTTCCACGACTACCTCGGCGCTCTGGTGGCCGACGCGGGACTGCCCTCCGCGCTCACCGAACCGCTGTTCCTGCTGGCGGAGGGTGCCATGACCACGGCCGGGTTCTCCGGGAGCGTGGAGCCCGCGGCGCAGGCCCGCGAAGGGGCCCGGCTGCTGCTGGAGGCCCACTGA
- a CDS encoding roadblock/LC7 domain-containing protein: protein MTQQGTDVSWALRDLVESIHEIRFALVASSDGKAITSYGADDPDDVDRFAAVVAGLQALAQPVAEQFPTYAGQLRLAMIEVDGGHLFVVRAGLETYLGVLAREGLDQGLLGHQMRDLARRMGELLGTTPRLEEHSG, encoded by the coding sequence ATGACGCAGCAGGGAACCGACGTGAGCTGGGCGCTCCGCGACCTGGTGGAGAGCATCCACGAGATCCGGTTCGCCCTGGTGGCCTCCAGCGACGGCAAGGCCATCACCTCCTACGGCGCCGACGACCCCGACGACGTGGACCGTTTCGCGGCCGTGGTGGCCGGCCTCCAGGCGCTGGCCCAGCCGGTCGCCGAGCAGTTCCCCACGTACGCGGGGCAACTGCGGCTGGCGATGATCGAGGTCGACGGCGGCCATCTCTTCGTCGTCCGCGCCGGCCTGGAGACGTATCTCGGCGTCCTGGCCCGCGAGGGCCTCGACCAGGGGCTGCTCGGACACCAGATGAGGGATCTGGCCCGCAGGATGGGCGAGCTCCTCGGCACCACTCCGCGCCTGGAGGAGCACTCTGGATGA
- a CDS encoding VOC family protein, translating into MTLVTAGVLVLDCAEPEKLAHFYKELLEAEETDVTANRVEIRNADGTRLAFRRDVNATPPSWPRPENSLQTHLEFVVGDLDAAERRVVSLGRRPIDTKDSIGPVEERGYADPAGHSFTLRRVLPTAPKQG; encoded by the coding sequence ATGACACTGGTGACCGCGGGCGTGCTGGTGCTCGACTGCGCGGAGCCCGAGAAGCTCGCCCACTTCTACAAGGAGCTGCTGGAGGCCGAGGAGACGGACGTGACCGCCAACCGCGTCGAGATCCGCAACGCCGACGGGACCCGGCTGGCCTTCCGGCGCGACGTCAACGCGACCCCGCCGAGCTGGCCCCGGCCGGAGAACTCCCTCCAGACCCACCTGGAGTTCGTGGTCGGCGACCTGGACGCCGCGGAACGCCGGGTCGTCTCGCTCGGCAGGCGCCCGATCGACACGAAGGACTCCATCGGGCCCGTCGAGGAGCGCGGCTACGCCGATCCGGCGGGGCACTCCTTCACCCTCCGCCGGGTCCTGCCCACCGCGCCCAAGCAGGGCTGA
- a CDS encoding DUF742 domain-containing protein has protein sequence MSAPRRPSDPSGLERYYVLTGGRSGPGGSASSLDVATLIVSGATPAPGMQHEHAEILRRCREPLSVAELGAHLQLPFNILAVLLADLLQAGRVEARDPIPAHDAGRGPDLALLEEVLSGLQRL, from the coding sequence ATGAGTGCTCCCCGCCGGCCGTCGGACCCGTCCGGTCTTGAGCGTTACTACGTCCTCACCGGAGGACGCAGCGGACCGGGCGGTTCGGCGTCGAGCCTCGACGTGGCGACCCTCATCGTCTCCGGAGCCACCCCAGCCCCGGGCATGCAGCACGAGCACGCGGAGATCCTCCGGCGCTGTCGCGAGCCGCTGTCGGTGGCGGAACTCGGCGCCCATCTCCAACTGCCCTTCAACATTCTCGCGGTGCTGCTGGCGGACCTGCTCCAGGCAGGCCGTGTCGAAGCCCGTGACCCCATACCGGCGCACGACGCCGGTCGCGGGCCCGACCTCGCGCTCCTTGAGGAGGTACTCAGTGGACTTCAACGGCTTTGA
- a CDS encoding flavoprotein yields MTQQGGKPFLYVVVCAAGIAADVGTLITAAQERDWEVGVIATPTATRGFFDTAAVELRTGRPIRSAWRTPAEPRPFPPPDAVVVAPATFNSLNKWAAGTADTLALGTLCEAYGLGVPIAVLPCVADALAAHPAYRDSLIRLRGMGVRFGEPYSGEPGEDGRRPEFGWQRALDLLER; encoded by the coding sequence GTGACACAACAGGGCGGGAAACCCTTCCTCTACGTCGTCGTCTGCGCCGCCGGGATCGCCGCGGACGTCGGCACGCTGATCACCGCCGCACAGGAGCGGGACTGGGAGGTCGGCGTCATCGCGACCCCGACCGCGACCCGCGGCTTCTTCGACACCGCCGCCGTGGAACTCCGCACCGGCCGGCCCATCCGGTCCGCCTGGCGCACCCCCGCCGAACCGCGCCCCTTCCCGCCGCCGGACGCCGTGGTCGTGGCACCCGCGACGTTCAACTCCCTCAACAAATGGGCGGCCGGCACCGCGGACACTCTGGCGCTCGGCACGCTCTGCGAGGCGTACGGCCTCGGCGTGCCCATCGCCGTCCTGCCGTGCGTCGCCGACGCGCTGGCCGCGCATCCGGCCTACCGGGACAGCCTGATCCGGCTGCGCGGCATGGGGGTGCGTTTCGGCGAGCCCTACTCCGGTGAGCCGGGGGAGGACGGCCGGCGGCCGGAGTTCGGCTGGCAGCGGGCGCTGGACCTGCTGGAGCGCTGA
- a CDS encoding DUF4235 domain-containing protein → MAKKIKRKKLPLTYQPIGWVLGYAGGALAGLAFRKTWMALRHEEDAPDALDPDRGWGEILLAAAIQGAIFAAVRSAVDRTGAKAIQRSTGVWPAADRGGRD, encoded by the coding sequence GTGGCCAAGAAGATCAAGAGGAAGAAACTCCCCCTCACCTACCAGCCGATCGGCTGGGTGCTGGGCTACGCGGGCGGGGCACTGGCCGGGCTCGCCTTCCGCAAGACCTGGATGGCGCTGCGCCACGAGGAGGACGCCCCGGACGCGCTGGACCCGGACCGCGGCTGGGGGGAGATCCTGCTGGCCGCCGCGATCCAGGGCGCCATCTTCGCCGCCGTGCGCAGCGCGGTGGACCGCACGGGCGCGAAGGCCATCCAGCGCTCGACCGGTGTGTGGCCGGCCGCGGACCGGGGCGGCCGGGACTGA
- a CDS encoding nuclear transport factor 2 family protein — protein sequence MNERPPLPPFTRATAAQKVQAAEDAWNTRDPHKVALAYAPDSVWRNRDTFVTGRAEIVEFLTAKWQRERDYALRKDLWAFDGNRIAVRFQYECRDADGQWWRSYGNELWEFDEHGLMTRREASINDVPVDEGGRRLFGPRPAAEAGRSFPLE from the coding sequence ATGAACGAACGCCCGCCGCTGCCGCCGTTCACCCGTGCGACCGCCGCGCAGAAGGTGCAGGCCGCCGAGGACGCCTGGAACACCCGCGACCCGCACAAGGTCGCGCTCGCCTACGCGCCGGACTCGGTCTGGCGCAACCGCGACACCTTCGTGACCGGCCGCGCGGAGATCGTCGAGTTCCTGACCGCCAAGTGGCAGCGGGAGCGGGACTACGCGCTGCGCAAGGACCTGTGGGCCTTCGACGGCAACCGCATCGCGGTCCGCTTCCAGTACGAGTGCCGCGACGCGGACGGGCAGTGGTGGCGGTCGTACGGCAACGAGCTGTGGGAGTTCGACGAGCACGGCCTGATGACCCGGCGCGAGGCCAGCATCAACGACGTACCCGTCGACGAGGGCGGCCGTCGCCTCTTCGGCCCGAGGCCGGCGGCCGAGGCGGGGCGCTCCTTCCCCCTTGAGTAG
- a CDS encoding phytanoyl-CoA dioxygenase family protein, protein MTATDIGAAGSPILTQEGLAQFQEDGFTVVRSLFAHDEIDRLCGEFAALHAAGPVPGHFEPRAAVPGAAADPLAAYPRVMHPHEVNPLALRFLLDARLREVLESLFGEEVLAAQSMFYFKPPGARGQALHQDNFYLRVEPGTCVAAWVACDVIDRDNGGLEVVPGTHRMDVFCPEEADPDVSFAREYVPPPPGLTPVPVDLEPGDVLFFNGSLVHGSEPNRSGDRFRRSFIGHYVGRSAERIDRHYRTLTMDAERVPLPLSEGGGPCGTEFAPRGPH, encoded by the coding sequence ATGACAGCCACGGACATCGGCGCCGCCGGTTCTCCCATCCTGACCCAGGAGGGGCTCGCACAGTTCCAGGAGGACGGCTTCACGGTCGTACGGAGCCTGTTCGCACACGACGAGATCGACCGGCTGTGCGGCGAGTTCGCGGCGCTGCACGCGGCCGGGCCGGTGCCCGGTCACTTCGAGCCGCGCGCCGCCGTGCCCGGTGCCGCGGCGGATCCGCTGGCGGCGTACCCGAGGGTGATGCACCCGCACGAGGTCAATCCGCTCGCGCTGCGGTTCCTGCTGGACGCGCGCCTGCGGGAGGTCCTGGAGTCCCTGTTCGGCGAGGAGGTGCTGGCCGCGCAGAGCATGTTCTACTTCAAGCCGCCCGGCGCCCGCGGCCAGGCGCTGCACCAGGACAACTTCTATCTGCGGGTCGAGCCGGGGACGTGTGTGGCCGCCTGGGTCGCCTGCGACGTGATCGACCGGGACAACGGCGGGCTGGAGGTCGTGCCCGGCACCCACCGGATGGACGTCTTCTGTCCGGAGGAGGCGGACCCGGACGTGTCCTTCGCCCGGGAGTACGTGCCGCCGCCGCCCGGCCTCACGCCCGTACCGGTCGATCTGGAACCGGGCGACGTGCTGTTCTTCAACGGCAGCCTGGTGCACGGCTCGGAGCCCAACCGCTCCGGGGACCGGTTCCGCCGCTCCTTCATCGGCCACTACGTGGGCCGCTCCGCCGAACGCATCGACCGCCACTACCGGACGCTGACGATGGACGCGGAACGGGTGCCGCTGCCGCTGAGCGAGGGCGGCGGTCCGTGCGGGACGGAGTTCGCGCCGCGCGGACCGCACTGA
- a CDS encoding nitroreductase family deazaflavin-dependent oxidoreductase, translating into MPLEGEYEPSPTKWVRDQVELYESSGGTEGTTLLDTGLPVILLTTRGAKSGKIRKTPLMRVEHDGQYAVVASLGGAPKHPVWYHNVRADPRVDLQDGPVRSEMRAREVTGEEKAQWWERAVAAYPPYAEYQEKTDRVIPVFVLEPVDGD; encoded by the coding sequence ATGCCTCTTGAGGGTGAGTACGAGCCCAGCCCGACGAAGTGGGTGCGCGATCAGGTGGAGCTCTACGAGAGCTCCGGCGGCACCGAGGGAACGACCCTCCTGGACACCGGGCTGCCCGTCATCCTGCTGACGACGCGGGGCGCCAAGAGCGGCAAGATCCGCAAGACCCCGCTGATGCGCGTGGAGCACGACGGGCAGTACGCCGTGGTGGCCTCGCTGGGCGGAGCGCCCAAGCACCCGGTCTGGTACCACAACGTCAGGGCCGACCCGCGGGTCGACCTCCAGGACGGCCCGGTGCGCAGCGAGATGCGGGCCCGCGAGGTCACCGGCGAGGAGAAGGCGCAGTGGTGGGAGCGGGCCGTGGCGGCCTACCCCCCGTACGCCGAGTACCAGGAGAAGACCGACCGGGTGATCCCGGTCTTCGTCCTCGAACCGGTCGACGGGGACTGA
- a CDS encoding cytochrome P450, with product MNERIPDATGTSGGCPVAHGSADVTRLYGPEAATDPVGIYERLRKEHGSVAPVLLEGDVPAWLVLGYRDNRRVLDNPRQFSRDARIWRDRLDGRVEETSPLIPMLGWRPDCVSQDGEPHRRLRGAVNDGLQAAAARGVRRHATHFANKQIDAFAGTGRADLVADYADHLPMLVLTRILGLAEGEGRRLVESCAQVLMGGAEALAHNERIVEILGALAERKHGEPGSDFTTALLEHRAGLDMEEVVSHLRLVLIAAHTTTSNLLARVLQRVLTDVSRLSGLVSGQLTVSAVVEEVMWDSPPLAVMPGRFATADLELGGCPVKEGDLLVLGLAAGNLDPEVRPDAAVSVQGNQSHLAFSAGPHECPGQSIGLAVIEIAVDVLLHRLPGVRLAVSPGELTSTASTWESRLDGLPVEFPV from the coding sequence ATGAACGAGCGGATCCCGGACGCCACCGGCACCTCGGGCGGCTGCCCCGTCGCGCACGGATCCGCCGACGTGACCCGTCTGTACGGGCCGGAGGCGGCGACGGACCCGGTCGGCATCTACGAGCGGCTGCGCAAGGAGCACGGTTCCGTCGCGCCGGTGCTGCTGGAGGGCGACGTGCCCGCCTGGCTGGTGCTCGGCTACCGCGACAACCGGCGCGTGCTCGACAACCCCCGCCAGTTCAGCCGGGACGCCCGGATCTGGCGGGACCGGCTGGACGGCCGGGTCGAGGAGACCTCACCGCTGATCCCGATGCTGGGCTGGCGGCCCGACTGCGTCTCCCAGGACGGCGAACCGCATCGCCGGCTGCGCGGCGCGGTCAACGACGGACTCCAGGCCGCCGCCGCCCGCGGTGTCCGGCGGCACGCCACCCACTTCGCCAACAAGCAGATCGACGCGTTCGCCGGCACCGGCCGGGCCGATCTCGTGGCGGACTACGCCGACCACCTCCCGATGCTGGTCCTCACCAGGATCCTGGGGCTGGCCGAGGGCGAGGGGCGCCGGCTGGTCGAGTCCTGTGCCCAGGTGCTGATGGGCGGCGCCGAGGCCCTGGCGCACAACGAGCGGATCGTGGAGATCCTCGGCGCCCTGGCCGAGCGCAAGCACGGCGAACCGGGATCGGACTTCACTACCGCCCTGCTGGAGCACCGCGCCGGCCTGGACATGGAGGAGGTGGTCAGCCATCTGCGTCTGGTGCTGATCGCCGCCCACACCACCACCAGCAATCTGCTGGCCCGGGTGCTGCAACGGGTCCTGACCGACGTCTCGCGGCTCTCCGGACTGGTCAGCGGGCAGTTGACCGTCTCCGCGGTGGTGGAGGAGGTCATGTGGGACTCCCCGCCGCTGGCCGTCATGCCGGGCCGGTTCGCCACCGCCGACCTGGAACTGGGCGGCTGCCCGGTCAAGGAGGGCGATCTGCTGGTGCTCGGCCTCGCCGCGGGCAACCTCGATCCGGAGGTCAGACCCGACGCGGCGGTGTCGGTCCAGGGCAACCAGTCCCATCTGGCGTTCAGCGCCGGGCCGCACGAGTGCCCCGGGCAGAGCATCGGCCTGGCCGTCATCGAGATCGCCGTGGACGTCCTGCTGCACCGGTTGCCGGGCGTGCGCCTGGCGGTGTCACCGGGGGAGCTGACCTCCACCGCCTCCACCTGGGAGTCGCGGCTGGACGGCCTGCCGGTCGAGTTCCCGGTCTAG
- a CDS encoding 7-epi-alpha-eudesmol synthase codes for MPQDVRFDLPFETPVSEHLEYARERHLRWVRERELVRSEAGFEEYRSWDLPQAAARTYPHASADDMVVLMNWFSLAFLFDDQFDASRPDRADRIAEVARELIATPLRPAGSRPRVVCPITLAWTEVWERLSDGMSLTWRSRFAASWGRFLASHCEEVDLAARGQAGSLGLDTYTAFRRRTVGIHHSIDAAERSRRFEVPAQAMAHPLMERMRDLAADTIGFMNDIHSFERELRRGDGHNLIAVLRRERGGSWRTAADEAYRLTTECLDEYLRLESEVPRMCDALGLDEDERARVRMGVEAIQHWINGNYEWALTTGRYAAAKEGPVATAESAGRGSVDDLLAV; via the coding sequence ATGCCTCAGGACGTCCGGTTCGACCTCCCCTTCGAGACCCCCGTCAGCGAGCACCTGGAGTACGCCCGCGAACGGCACCTGCGCTGGGTGCGGGAGAGGGAACTGGTCCGCAGCGAGGCCGGGTTCGAGGAGTACCGGTCGTGGGACCTGCCGCAGGCCGCGGCCCGCACCTACCCCCACGCCTCGGCGGACGACATGGTCGTCCTGATGAACTGGTTCTCCCTCGCCTTCCTCTTCGACGACCAGTTCGACGCGAGCCGGCCCGACCGGGCCGATCGGATCGCGGAGGTCGCGCGCGAGCTCATCGCGACCCCGCTGCGCCCGGCGGGCAGCCGGCCCCGGGTCGTCTGCCCCATCACCCTGGCCTGGACCGAGGTGTGGGAACGGCTCTCGGATGGCATGTCCCTGACATGGCGCTCACGGTTCGCCGCGTCCTGGGGGCGTTTCCTCGCCTCGCACTGCGAGGAGGTCGACCTCGCGGCCCGGGGCCAGGCCGGGTCGCTGGGCCTGGACACGTACACCGCGTTCCGGCGCCGTACGGTCGGCATCCACCACAGCATCGACGCCGCGGAGCGCAGTCGGCGCTTCGAGGTGCCGGCGCAGGCGATGGCGCATCCGCTGATGGAGCGGATGCGGGACCTCGCCGCGGACACCATCGGGTTCATGAACGACATCCACTCCTTCGAGCGCGAACTGCGCCGGGGGGACGGCCACAACCTCATAGCCGTGCTGCGCCGCGAGCGCGGCGGCTCCTGGCGGACGGCGGCGGACGAGGCGTACCGCCTGACGACCGAATGCCTCGACGAGTATCTGCGGCTGGAGTCCGAGGTCCCGCGGATGTGCGACGCGCTCGGCCTCGACGAGGACGAGCGGGCCCGGGTCCGGATGGGCGTGGAGGCCATCCAGCACTGGATCAACGGCAACTACGAGTGGGCGCTGACCACCGGCAGGTACGCGGCGGCGAAGGAGGGTCCCGTGGCGACGGCCGAGTCGGCCGGGCGGGGTTCGGTGGACGATCTGCTGGCGGTGTGA
- a CDS encoding aldo/keto reductase: protein MQYVKLGSTGLDVSRICLGCMTYGVPDRGTHEWTLDEEASRPLIRQALEAGVTFFDTANVYSDGTSEEIVGRALRDFARRDEIVLATKVHGRMRPGPNGGGLSRQAIMTEIDHSLRRLGTDYVDLYQIHRWDPHTPVEETMEALHDLVKAGKVRYIGASSMYAWQFSKAQYTARLGGWTRFVSMQNHYNLLYREEEREMLPLCADQGVGVLPWSPLARGRLTRDWGTTTGRSATDGFGSRLYPEGDRTIVEAVTRIAGDRGVPRAQVALAWLLRQSTVAAPIVGAGRPGHIEDAVAAVELELTDKEIEELERPYTPHPVSGH from the coding sequence ATGCAGTACGTGAAACTCGGTTCGACGGGCCTGGACGTGTCACGGATTTGCCTGGGCTGCATGACCTACGGAGTCCCCGACCGGGGCACGCACGAGTGGACCCTCGACGAGGAGGCGTCACGCCCCTTGATCCGGCAGGCGCTGGAGGCCGGGGTCACCTTCTTCGACACCGCGAACGTCTACTCGGACGGCACCAGCGAGGAGATCGTCGGCCGGGCGCTGCGCGACTTCGCGCGCCGTGACGAGATCGTCCTCGCGACGAAGGTGCACGGCCGGATGCGGCCCGGCCCGAACGGCGGCGGCCTCTCCCGCCAGGCGATCATGACCGAGATCGACCACAGCCTCCGGCGCCTGGGCACCGACTACGTCGACCTCTACCAGATCCACCGCTGGGACCCGCACACGCCCGTCGAGGAGACGATGGAGGCGCTGCACGATCTGGTCAAGGCGGGCAAGGTGCGCTACATCGGGGCGAGTTCGATGTACGCCTGGCAGTTCTCCAAGGCCCAGTACACCGCGCGGCTGGGCGGCTGGACGCGGTTCGTGTCGATGCAGAACCACTACAACCTGCTGTATCGCGAGGAGGAGCGCGAGATGCTGCCGCTCTGCGCGGACCAGGGCGTCGGCGTGCTGCCGTGGAGCCCGCTGGCCCGCGGCCGGCTCACCCGCGACTGGGGCACCACGACCGGGCGCAGCGCCACGGACGGCTTCGGCAGCCGCCTCTACCCGGAGGGCGACCGCACCATCGTCGAGGCCGTCACCCGGATCGCGGGCGACCGCGGCGTGCCCCGCGCCCAGGTGGCCCTGGCCTGGCTGCTGCGTCAGAGCACGGTGGCGGCACCGATCGTCGGCGCCGGCCGGCCGGGGCACATCGAGGACGCCGTGGCCGCGGTCGAACTGGAGCTGACCGACAAGGAGATCGAGGAACTGGAGCGGCCCTACACCCCGCACCCGGTCTCCGGCCACTGA
- a CDS encoding GTP-binding protein: MDFNGFDQPGRTAAGDTRSVKVMIAGGFGTGKTTMVRSVSDIKPLTTEETLTQASADVDRLIGVADKTQTTVSLDFGKISLNESLVLYLFGTPGQERFWFLWNGLFKGALGAIVLVDTRRLASSFRAIEEMERLDVPFVIALNVFPDSREHPVEEIRDALDISPHTPVVAFDARDRAASRDVLMALIRHLKERSVVAVESR, translated from the coding sequence GTGGACTTCAACGGCTTTGACCAACCCGGCAGGACGGCGGCCGGGGACACCCGCTCGGTGAAGGTGATGATCGCCGGCGGTTTCGGCACCGGGAAGACCACGATGGTCCGGTCGGTCAGTGACATCAAGCCCCTCACCACCGAGGAGACGCTCACCCAGGCAAGCGCCGACGTCGACCGTCTGATCGGTGTCGCGGACAAGACGCAGACCACCGTCAGCCTGGACTTCGGCAAGATCAGTCTCAACGAGAGCCTGGTGCTGTACCTGTTCGGCACCCCGGGGCAGGAGCGGTTCTGGTTCCTGTGGAACGGCCTGTTCAAGGGCGCGCTCGGCGCGATCGTCCTGGTGGACACCCGCCGGCTGGCCTCCAGCTTCCGGGCGATCGAGGAGATGGAGCGGCTGGACGTGCCGTTCGTCATCGCGCTGAACGTCTTCCCGGACTCCAGGGAACACCCCGTCGAGGAGATCCGGGACGCTCTGGACATCTCCCCGCACACCCCGGTCGTGGCCTTCGACGCGCGCGACCGGGCCGCCAGCCGCGACGTGCTCATGGCCCTGATCCGCCACTTGAAGGAACGCTCCGTCGTCGCCGTGGAGTCCCGATGA